The sequence CCTTGCTGGCCCTTGTGCCCCACCAGGTGGGGTCTCCACACCGTGGTGTCGCCAGGCAAGTGAGAGATCGCGGCTTCAGATGGCCAGCACTGGCCTTGGCGCTCCTGGGTAGGCAGGGCCCACAGGGCGGAGTGCAGGAGGCTGAGACGTGAGGCTGCTGCTGTTCTTCTGTGGTGGCCTTTGTCCGGGGAGCCCAGGGGCTGCAGCCTCCCTTTGCCTGCCCCGATTTGTGCTCCTGGGGGCTGAGGTGGAGAAGGGCACTGGCCAGGGGAGTGGCACTGGCTTCTGAAACAccagcagcccccccacccccccgccttgGGGGTCCTGTTACGACTCCTTTCTGTCTGCTGGCTCTCTGGCCTGTCACGTACTGAGAGTCTGGCTGAGatgttcttcctctgccttctgtctAGAAAACACTTGGGCTCGAACCATGAACCTCGACATCCAGTGTCAGGAGCTGAGTGACGCCCGGTGGACAGAGCTCCTGCCTTTGATGCAGCAGTACGAGGTGGTCAGGTAGAAGCTAGCCGCTTGGAGTGCGGGCGCGGGCATGGCGCGCGggctccccctcccactgccgcCGGGCTGCGAAAGCACTGTTTATGGACTCGCTGTGACTTGTACATGATTTTCACACGCCTGAGATGTTACTGTACTTTCCTCCCACTCTCTGAAAACGTCAGCCTCTTCCTGGTTGAGGCGGGTGGCCCGGGCTTGGCATGGAGGCTCGGAGGGCCTGTCTCCTTGCTGCAGGGCGCCGGGGCGCCGTCCCTGCTGGCGGTGGGCTGGGAAATGGAGTCAAGACTGGGTTTGGTTGTTGAGCTCTCCCGCGTGTCCCTCTGAGGCACAGGGTCCTTTTCCCAGCATTTCCTCTGTTTGGTTTCCTTGCGGAGATAGACAGGCTTTCCTGCGCGTACGGTGCCGCACGGGAAGGCGCGGGGAGCACGGGGCCCCACATGGGCCCCTGGTGGTGCCCAGCCTGCAGCAAAAGCCTCCTGAGATAATCCACACATTTCTCTGCtgcttttaagtttattttttaaaataacctgtaTGCCCcctgtgggtcttgaactcaccaCCCGGGATCAAGGGTCATTCATGGGAGGAGCCGCCCAGGAACCATCCCTCCCCCAGGTTGAGCTCTTGGTCCACGAACAGGCCAGGACATGCCGTGTGGTGACCTGGTGTCCTGTCCACAGGCTGGATGACTGTGGCCTCACGGAGGAGCGGTGCAGGGACATCCGCTCTGCCCTCCAGGCCAACCCCTCCCTGACGGAGCTGAACCTTTGCTCCAACAAGCTGGGCGACGGCGGGGTGCGCCTGGTGCTCCAGGGCCTGCAGAGTCCGGCCTGCAAGATCCGGAAACTCAGGTGAGCCGGCGTGACCCACGTGGTCCCGGGGCATGCCCCATCCCTGGCTCAGGTCCGAACCTGCTTGGACAGTCCTGGAGCATTGGGGGCCCTTCCTGCCTTGGCCGAGGCCCCCGGTTCCCCGAGGGGTGTGGTCGTGCCATAACCCCGCCTGTCATTCCTGAATGCACGGCCCAGCTTCCTCTGGATCTCACAGTGCCTCGAGCAGCCCCATTGTGCTCTCAGGAGACCCTAGATCCCTGGCCCTCTTATGGGGCTGTGCTTGGTGGGCTCCCTTGGGTCCTGGATTGGCCAGAGCTGACGGGGTCCGTGCTGATGGCCAGCTTGGCTGTACTCCAGCCTCGAGAACTGCTGCCTGACCAAAGCCGGCTGTGGGGTCCTGCCTGACGTGCTGCGCTCCGTGCCCACCCTGCGGGAGCTGGACCTCAGCAACAACCCGCTGGAGGACGCGGGCCTGCAGCTGCTGTGCGAGGGCCTCCTGGACCCCCAGTGCCACCTGGAGAACCTGCAGTGAGTGTGTGacagaccaccccccaccctgggctgCGGGGAGCCGTGAGGAAGGGGCTCTTGGGAGACCGCAGCCAGCTGTCCTGGGTGCTGCCGGGACCGTGGGCCGGCAGCCCACAGCAAGCACCCATGGGCCGGGCGAGGGAGGCTGGTGTCTCTCTCCCAGCTCTAGGGCATCCTCGGCACAGTGGGGGGGCTCCTGGGCTGGGAGGCTCCAAGGAGATGGCCCCTTTGCCATGGCTGCGTGGTCCTGGCCCTGCTGCCCCCCCGGTCTCATGGGCCCCGcagcctggggcaggagaggcCATCCTGGCAGTGCTCCCTGGGCTGGAGTTCTGACCCCCGCCCATCCCCAGTCTGGAGTACTGCAACCTGACAGGCGCCAGCTGTGCGTCCCTGGCCTCGGCGCTCAAGGCCAAGCAGCACTTCAAGGCGCTTGTGGTGAGCAACAATGAGCTTGAGGAGGCCGGTGTGCGGGTGCTGTGCCAGGGCCTAGTGGACTCTGCCTGCCAGCTGGAGACGCTCAGGTAAGTGCTGGGCCtggctgggggggcggggtggggggcagtgggtgcTGCAGGGCTGTCTCCCCAGCCCAGCTGGCCCTCCTGTGCTTCCAGGCTGGAGAACTGCGGCCTCACGGCAGCCAGCTGTGAGGACCTATGTGGGGTTGTGGCAGCCAAGCCCTCGCTTCAGGTCCTGGACCTGGGGGACAACAAGCTGGGTGACCGGGGCATCGCCACGCTGTGCTCCAGCCTGCTGCACTCCAGCAGCCAGATCCGGGTCCTGTGGTGAGTGTGCCCCCGGCCTGCACCCTTGGGGCCGCGGCCTTAGGGCCCCTGCCGTGACCTGTCCTCTGGGCCTGCAGGCTCTGGCACTGTGACATCACCACCACGGGCTGCAGAGACCTGTGCCGCGTCATCAGGGCCAAGCAGAGCCTGAAGGAGATGAACCTGGCGGACAACGTGCTGGGGGATGAGGGGGCCCGTCTGCTGTGTGAGAGCGTCCTGGAGCCCGGCTGCCAGCTGCAGGCCTTGTGGTGAGTACGGCCGGGTGGTGGCTGGGGCCCCAGGGGACCCTGTGGATGCCGGAGCGCTGAGGCCCCAGGAGACCCAGGGCTGCGGTGGCTTGTGTCGGGGGGCCAGGCCTCcgcgagggggtgggggggagtaggGCGCTGGCTGTCTTTGGAGGGTGGGGGTCGGGGGCTTCCTGCTCGGGCCCTCGGGGGCCTCGGAGAGCGCCTTGAGCTGTGGGCCCGGCTGCCGGCTGTCTCCCAGGATGAAAACCTGCAGCTTCACGACCGCCAGCTGCGCCTCCTTCGGAGAGATGCTGGCCCAGAACAAGCACCTCATGGAGCTGCACCTGAGCTGCAACAAGCTAGGCGACACGGGCGTCCGGGAGCTGTGCGAGGGTCTGCGCCAGCCGGGTGCCGTGCTGCGCGAGCTGTGGTGAGCGCGCCGGGGGCGTGGGGCGAGTCACGCTCCCCACAACGCGCCGTGGGCCAGTCTCCGCGGTCGTCTGCTCTCTGCTTCTtactggggcttctgggtgggggGTCGGCTTGGGCAGGGGGCGGAGGTGGACAAGTGGCGCTGGGCCCGCCCTTCCCGGTCCTCACCGTGGAGGCCTGGAGCCTCTGTGCACCCTGTACCTGCACCCCCGCTCTTCTGCCTCTGGTTGCCTCCTTGGCAGCTCACTGTCCAGCCAGCCGGCTCCCAATGCCCTTGAGGAGGTGAGGGGTCGGATGAGGCCCTCTGGTGCCCTCCCGTCTGTCCAGGGAGGTTTGGGCCCTGGGTCCAGGCGGTGTGAGGTCAGTGTGACCACTGTGCCCACGGAGGGGAGCTGTGTGCTCCTGTTGCCTTTGGCGGGCCCTCTGCACCCGGCCAACAGCACGACTCTAGGAGCTCCCAAGCTTGAGGTCTGGGGGACGGGCTGGACCCCGTTGCTCCACACATGGTGTGCTGCGGACCCCCCCATCACCCTGTGATCAGCGGGAGGCCCTTTTGTCCTGACCCATGCCTGGTCTCGGCCCAGGATCGGGGACTGCGATGTGGGTGACGAGGGCTGTGCCAGCCTGGCCTCGCTCCTGCTGGTCAGCCGCAGCCTGCGGGAGCTGGACCTCAGCAACAACTGTATGAGTGAGGAAGGCGTCCGGCGGCTGCTGGAGAGCGTGGAGCAGCCCGGCTGCGCGCTGGAGCAGCTGGTGTGAGTGCCGcgtgcggggaggggggggctgGAGGGGCACAGTCCCCACAAGATCCTGACCCTGCGTTCCGGTGCCCACAGCCTCTACGACATCTACTGGTCGGAGGAGATGGATGATGACCTGCAGGCCCTGGGGGAGCGCAAGCCCGGCCTGAGGATCATCTCCTGAGCCCGGCCGCGCCCTCCCGGGGGCCTCCTAGCTTTGAACCAAGAGATGCTCTCAGCTCACTAATGCAAGAAAGTTCTAGACACTTTATTAAAGCACTTTTTTTGGCAGGAGGAGTGTTGTCTTTTCTGTGGGGCCCCGACCAGGCCTGGGTCGTAAGTGTGTTTCCACCGGGGCTGTCCCGCAGCAAGCACGCACCCGTGCCTGGGACGGCCGCCAACCTCCCGCCGGCCTGGCCGTCCCTCTGCACGGCTCCGACCCGAGCGCACAAATGCAGCAGTGTCCCCACCTACCCGCTCCCCCGTCACCCCGGGCAACCCCTGTGCTGAGGGCAGGACCAGGCTGAGGCCGGGGGCTGGTGCGGATGACGCAGGGCCGCAGGCCTCCGGCACCGGTGCACTTGTTCTGTTTGCTCATGACGACCCCacgccctcctccccacctcagaCACAGGCCTTTGACTCTCTCTTTCCTCAGGGGACCAGTCCCATGACCCCTGGCCCCGTGCCCACCTGTTTGTGGGGTCAGACAAAACCTCCCTGGGTGAGGTTTTTCTCAGCCATCGGGGTGTCCACACTCCCCGTGAGATGCAGCTGGGGCCTTGGGGTGGCCGGCATGGACACCCAGGGCCTCAGAGTGGCCGGGgcccagagagcagagaaaggcaCAGTTATGCCTGTGATCTGGGGGGAGGAAACCACTGCCCAGGGCCAGCCCAGCCACACTCGTCACCCCAGAGCAGCCTCAGCAACACGCAGCCCAAGTGCCCACACCCCTCCACGCCGTGTTCACACACGCGCACATCTGGGACAGGCCACCTTCCGCCCCGCCCCGCAGGGCCCCACTATGTGCATGGGAGAAAGGGTCTGACCCCATGGGCCGAGGGGCTCCCGGTGGTCAGGAGCTACATCAGTTTGGGGCCGGCACCCCCTCGCTCTCCGGTTCCGTGGGCCCCGGGAGGTCTTCGGGCTCAGGCAGGTGTCCGTCCACATGGCTCATGGCCGTGCTCTGGTCGCCCCTGTTCTGTTGCTGCTGCCGCCGCGTCTCCTTATACCTCAGGGTGATGTCCCTGGGGACAGCGGGAGCCAGGTCACCGCCAGCTGGCCCACGGAGGTCCTGAGAAGCTGCCCCTCACAGGGACGCTCCCAGAGTCGCAGGGAGGGACCCCATGACCCAGATGCCAGCTGACCTGGCCTGGGGGACAGCCCACGCCCTTACCGCAAGAAGAAGCGCCAGACGGTCCAGGTGAGCACGAGCACGGAGCCGAGCGTCCAGCACTGCGAGATGTAGAAGGGCAGGGACAGCGTGAGCGTGTGCGGGTCGTACTTGATGACAATGAGCAGCTCCGTGGCTGTGATGGCCGCCACCAGCCAGGCCTGCTGGCCCAGCTTCTTGTGGGGCTTCCTGCGGGGGGAGGGCACTCGGCTGAGGGCGCTGTCGCTGGGCCCCAGGGGCGGCAACGCGGAGGGGGCCGGGGCCCGCCCCACCCGTCCGGGGCCCTCACGGGTCGTCCATGAAGTCATAGATCTCCCGCATGGCCACGCCGCCCACGTTCACGAAGAACACGAGCCGCAGGAGGACGAGGGAGTGCTCGGGGGGCAGCCACAGCACGAACTTCAGGTAGAACGTGTTCAGTTCTGCCAACAGAAACTGGGAGACACGGGAGAGTCGGTGGCAAGCCGGGCTGCCCGGCGGGCGCGCGCGACTCGGGCCGGCCTTACCACCAGGATGATGCCGCACACGGCCAGCCAGCGCCGCAGGCTGGAGGCCGGCTTCCACTCGAAGCGGACCCAGCTGTAGGGCGTGAACTGGAAGGCGATCCTCTTCATCTTGCCCCTGGGAGCACAGGGCCCCGTCACCCCGTGGAGCCTCTGTCCCCCAGGCAGCCACGCCAGGTGCTTGGAGCCTAGTGGCTGCTCACTCCCTGTGCCCCCCGCCTGCTGCCCCGGGCCCCATGACGGATGGGTGGGGAGACCCCCGCTCCCCAGTGCCCCGCCGGGGGCTGCTTCCAATCCCAAAGTAAAGGGATGGTAAGGAGGGCAGCCCCGGGGCACGAAGGGTAGCTGACCGCAGGCTTCCTGGCCACCACTTCCTGGCCACCACCGGGGCCCTGGGGGGCGGATCTGGTGAGCAGAGACGCGGGCAGAACCCTggtccactgcccctccccccaaaaggcACACTGGCGTCACCTCCAGACCCCATAGGGACACCCTGGcccccagggagcagggcagcTGCTCAGGAGACGCACTTGTAGGTCGGAATGTTCCAGAGGCCCTGCCACTTGTACGTCTTCAGAGACAGCCACTCAAGGGTCTTCATGCCACAGTAGATGCCCAGCCCGTTGCAGACGAGCACGTCCATGATCCACTGCGGGCAGGAGCCGGCAGCGCAGGTGAGTGCCCTGCCCCGTCCCCGGGggcctctgcacctcccccccaGGCAGCTGCGGCACCTACGTGATCCCACCAGCACTCGCTGAAGTTGGGCAGCTGGTGCTCCAGGCTGTACTCGAGGAACTCGAACATGACGCTCACGATGGTGCACATCCACCAGTCACGGATCATCAGGGTCTGCGGGCCGCGGCAGAGCGTCAGACCAGGCCCGCTGGGGGGACATCCCCAGCACCCTCCCGGGCGGGGCAAGGCACTGCTGGCGCCAAGAACCAGCACAGGTTTGGGGCCACAGCCCCCAGGCCCTCACCCACCACGCTCCGGCTCTCGGAACGGCAGTGCGCATCTGGGAAATGGGCTTGGAGCACAAGGCAGGCCCAGGGCGTCCCCCCGCCGAGGTCATCTTACCTTCAGGTACCAGCCAAGGAAGTGTGCTGGCACAAAGCCATCCAGCTTGTCCTGTGGGGGCCGGACACCTGCCTCAGGTGCAGCCCTCAGCCCCCCGTCTCTCGCTCCCACCACATCCAGGCTGCTGGGACAGTCTTAGCCTTCCCAAGCGGCACTGGCTGGACCCGAGGGACAAAGCCACGGTCCCACGCACACGGTCAGCACGCCTTGACCACCGAGGAGAGCCGGTGCCCTCGTCAGTGGGGTCCCCAGGGGAGCACGTGGCTGGGCCGAGACTACGTGTTCAGGCTGGATGGCAGGGACCTGGGCCCTGGTGAGCTGGGCCGGTGCCCCACATGTGGGCTGCACGACCCCCGGGGCCCCCCTAACCCTCCTCCAAGTGGGTTGAGTTGAAGGGAGCCCTGGGTCTAGCAGGGGGGAGGCCCGGGCCATGCCATGTCTGGTCTGCAGAATGACTGGGGTTCTAGAAACATCCAGGACAGGTCAGCAATACCCGGGCACCTGCCGAGCACTGGGCTCCTGGGCCCCGCCCATACCCAGACGTTGTGGAAGGGGTCGCTCTTGTTGTGCGGATCATAGATGAGGCAGTTTCCCCCGTAGTCCCTCTCGGGCAGTGGGACCCCCAGCCTAGGGTCCACGTACTTCAGAAACTGGCGGCCGTCCTGGACAGTCTGCAAGGCCAGCACCCTGGTTAGCGGGACCAGACGCTGCCGGCGGCCATGGGAGCACCCGGCTAACTCCCGAAACCTCGAGCCATGTCTGTGGCTTGGGGCGTGTGGAAAACACCTCCACTGAGGGGAGGCAAACACCGTCTCTGCCGCCGTCGCCCCAACACAGGGTTGGGCAGACTGGGGGGTCCACGTGCAAGGTGATGCCCCACTCCCCTCACGCGGGGACACAGCTGGGGCACCCGTCTTGCCGCCTGCCCTCTCCACGTCCCCTCACAGAAGCAGCGCACCGGGACAGCTTTCCCAGACACGGGTGCCTGCGCTGGCCAATCGCTCCTTCTGGCCTTAGCGCTAAGGAGACTCCGGGGCTGCGTGGTCAGAGGCTGCCCCACCTGCAGGCCCAGACCTTCCCCTTCCTTGGGCGCTCTCTGGCCACCAGCTGGGGCCTTCGGTCCACAGAGAGGGATCCCAGGATGCCCACGGTCAGGACCCCGCCCCCCCGCTCCTGCCCCAAGTACCAGCCAAGggagggaagcagcagggaggaggggcagaggacacaGACCTGCATGATGTCACGTGACCACGGCCCCCTGCTACCCAGGTGCACTGCCTTGTCCTGCAATGGACCCTATCCCCCGCTTGGGGTCTCTGGAAATGACTCTCAGACCCTGACATCACTGACAACTGAAATCACCCCCATGCGGTTTCGGAAACCATGGGACGTGAGGCTGGACACTGCTGTGTCCCTGTGTCAGGACAGCAGGTCAGCAGGAGCCCAGGCCGGTGGGCATGGAACCTGGACAAGAGCTGAGAAGCCTCTGGAGGCTTAGCCTGCCATGGGGACACCCCACAGTGTGAGGTCACTCCCGAAATGCAAACAGAAGCAGGAGTCTCCACACACCGCCAACAGCGGCCACAATACAGATCCTGACGagtgcagggggctgggggctgtcCGGCTGCTCCTTACGGGTGATGTGTGCACGACTCACGGGCCCACAGCTGCACCCACGAGAGCCCGTCGCCGACAGCCTCGCTCTAGCAATGGCGCCGATGTCGCTGGCCACCCCACTCGGCAGAAGGATGCACGGGACCCAGATGCCCTTCAGGGGCCCCGGGGATAGTGGGGGAGCGGGTGGGTCGGTGGCTCTGGGGGACGCAGGGACGGGTGACCCAAGCTACGGCAGGGTTCTCCGTGCGGGGTGACAAACGCGGTACTGAAGAGGATAATGGGGCCACACCCAGAGCAGGGACGAGAGCCACTGGCAGCTCCGAGGTTGTGCAGAACGACTTTGCAGACCGAGGTCACCATCGCAGCAGACCCCGGACCCAGCCGGCGAGGAACACGAATGACAGATGCCAGCGCCCAGTCCTGACCCAAGGTTCACAGGGCGAGGGGTTTCCAACCTCCCTCTGAGCACACGGTGTGCCTGGACGGCAGCCCCCacagcctctgcccacccctctggGGGTGCAGCCTTGCTTCCCGCGGAAGCTGCGGAGGAGCGGATGGGCCACCCCATCTGACGGAGAAGCTGCTTACCTGGAAGAGTATGAAAATGAGGAAGAGCTCGTAGACCACGCTGACGCACAGCCAGAACCTCCAGTACGCTGTGGAGACGCGGGGCGCAGGCGTCAGGCGGGGCCCCGCAGCCCAGAGAGCACCACCCGGGCccggcctcctccctgccctcccggTGGCCCGGCAGTCCTGGGtggcgcccccccgcccccggccatGCTTCTAGTCACACTGCGGACCTGTGGCTCAGCGAGTACGCAGTAACCTCCTGCTGATGCCGTTTATTGAGTTAAGAAAACCCACGGCCTAGGACGCAGTTTCTCCCATGTGGGCAGGACGTGGCTCCCCACCCGTGTCCGCAGGAGGGGTCCCACCGACACGGTTTCTGACGTGAGCCCCACTGGATCCCCAGGGTAGACCGCACCTGGCTGTGGCAGCCGGTCTGGGGAAACGCCGCATTTGGGAGGGACGACCCGTCCCTGGGGTGGTGCCCTTCCCAGCTGCTGGCGGGCCGGAGCACACACGTGCTCCCCCAGAAAGAAACGAAATGTGACGTGACAGAGACGGCCCCTCGCTCGGCCACCCGCAGACAACACACGTGTGTGTCCCGTTGGCTTGTCAGGGCCGGCCAGACTGCCACAGAAcggagaagaaagaaactgtcCCTCTGGAGCCTCTGCGTAGCCAGGACCCCGTCTCTTCCAGCGCCGGGTTCCCGGAGCTCATGTGGAAAGCGGTTTCTCACCAGCAGGCGGTTACAAGGAGAGGAGTTATTCCTGGACCAACGTGCTAACTTCCACCTTCCGGAAATCTTGATAACCCTGTCTGATAAAGGCCTAAGATAGCTACTTTCCCTCTGCTTACTACCACTGttcaaaaaaaaacctaagagtTTGCTTTGAAAAACTCACTCCCCTTGAATAAAAAGGCTGGTGCTTGCCAAGGTGGGAGAGGCCCGGCCTGGCCTCTCTGC comes from Mustela erminea isolate mMusErm1 chromosome 9, mMusErm1.Pri, whole genome shotgun sequence and encodes:
- the PTDSS2 gene encoding phosphatidylserine synthase 2 isoform X1; this encodes MRRGERRGAGGPRPGSPVPAGKAALEEPPDGAAAGGASGRGAGRRSTESEVYDDGTNTFFWRAHTLSVLFTLTCALGYVTLLEETPQDTAYNTKRGIVASILVFLCFGVTQAKDGPFSRPHPAYWRFWLCVSVVYELFLIFILFQTVQDGRQFLKYVDPRLGVPLPERDYGGNCLIYDPHNKSDPFHNVWDKLDGFVPAHFLGWYLKTLMIRDWWMCTIVSVMFEFLEYSLEHQLPNFSECWWDHWIMDVLVCNGLGIYCGMKTLEWLSLKTYKWQGLWNIPTYKGKMKRIAFQFTPYSWVRFEWKPASSLRRWLAVCGIILVFLLAELNTFYLKFVLWLPPEHSLVLLRLVFFVNVGGVAMREIYDFMDDPKPHKKLGQQAWLVAAITATELLIVIKYDPHTLTLSLPFYISQCWTLGSVLVLTWTVWRFFLRDITLRYKETRRQQQQNRGDQSTAMSHVDGHLPEPEDLPGPTEPESEGVPAPN
- the RNH1 gene encoding ribonuclease inhibitor isoform X2, whose protein sequence is MNLDIQCQELSDARWTELLPLMQQYEVVRLDDCGLTEERCRDIRSALQANPSLTELNLCSNKLGDGGVRLVLQGLQSPACKIRKLSLENCCLTKAGCGVLPDVLRSVPTLRELDLSNNPLEDAGLQLLCEGLLDPQCHLENLHLEYCNLTGASCASLASALKAKQHFKALVVSNNELEEAGVRVLCQGLVDSACQLETLRLENCGLTAASCEDLCGVVAAKPSLQVLDLGDNKLGDRGIATLCSSLLHSSSQIRVLWLWHCDITTTGCRDLCRVIRAKQSLKEMNLADNVLGDEGARLLCESVLEPGCQLQALWMKTCSFTTASCASFGEMLAQNKHLMELHLSCNKLGDTGVRELCEGLRQPGAVLRELWIGDCDVGDEGCASLASLLLVSRSLRELDLSNNCMSEEGVRRLLESVEQPGCALEQLVLYDIYWSEEMDDDLQALGERKPGLRIIS
- the RNH1 gene encoding ribonuclease inhibitor isoform X1 — encoded protein: MRSLRRARRWVAALGGLGRTPARPWPPAPRTENTWARTMNLDIQCQELSDARWTELLPLMQQYEVVRLDDCGLTEERCRDIRSALQANPSLTELNLCSNKLGDGGVRLVLQGLQSPACKIRKLSLENCCLTKAGCGVLPDVLRSVPTLRELDLSNNPLEDAGLQLLCEGLLDPQCHLENLHLEYCNLTGASCASLASALKAKQHFKALVVSNNELEEAGVRVLCQGLVDSACQLETLRLENCGLTAASCEDLCGVVAAKPSLQVLDLGDNKLGDRGIATLCSSLLHSSSQIRVLWLWHCDITTTGCRDLCRVIRAKQSLKEMNLADNVLGDEGARLLCESVLEPGCQLQALWMKTCSFTTASCASFGEMLAQNKHLMELHLSCNKLGDTGVRELCEGLRQPGAVLRELWIGDCDVGDEGCASLASLLLVSRSLRELDLSNNCMSEEGVRRLLESVEQPGCALEQLVLYDIYWSEEMDDDLQALGERKPGLRIIS
- the PTDSS2 gene encoding phosphatidylserine synthase 2 isoform X2; amino-acid sequence: MIRDWWMCTIVSVMFEFLEYSLEHQLPNFSECWWDHWIMDVLVCNGLGIYCGMKTLEWLSLKTYKWQGLWNIPTYKGKMKRIAFQFTPYSWVRFEWKPASSLRRWLAVCGIILVFLLAELNTFYLKFVLWLPPEHSLVLLRLVFFVNVGGVAMREIYDFMDDPKPHKKLGQQAWLVAAITATELLIVIKYDPHTLTLSLPFYISQCWTLGSVLVLTWTVWRFFLRDITLRYKETRRQQQQNRGDQSTAMSHVDGHLPEPEDLPGPTEPESEGVPAPN